The proteins below come from a single Catenulispora sp. MAP5-51 genomic window:
- a CDS encoding MarR family winged helix-turn-helix transcriptional regulator: MPRLVARAKRIPPPQELRDLTLGPRHLSLLVFLLLDGPMTVNDLATRLQVAPTTASLVIAELSRKGVLERTEDDADRRRRIVSITPAAQPAIQAWLAPGAEAWRRALGPLTPAQRRTVVETLLAYEAAVGELREA, from the coding sequence ATGCCGCGTCTGGTCGCCCGCGCGAAACGCATTCCCCCGCCTCAGGAACTCCGCGACCTCACCCTCGGCCCCCGGCACCTGTCCCTGCTGGTCTTCCTGCTGCTCGACGGCCCGATGACGGTCAACGACCTCGCCACCCGCCTCCAGGTCGCCCCCACCACCGCGAGCCTGGTGATCGCCGAGCTGAGCAGAAAAGGCGTCCTGGAGCGCACCGAGGACGACGCCGACCGCCGCCGCCGCATCGTCAGCATCACCCCCGCCGCGCAACCCGCGATCCAGGCCTGGCTCGCCCCCGGCGCCGAGGCCTGGCGGCGCGCTCTGGGGCCGCTGACGCCTGCGCAGCGCCGCACGGTCGTGGAGACGTTGTTGGCGTATGAGGCGGCTGTCGGGGAGTTGCGGGAGGCGTGA